Proteins found in one Nocardia brasiliensis ATCC 700358 genomic segment:
- a CDS encoding ADP-ribosyltransferase yields the protein MTGTVLDVDTAVYYDAATKIAAGAAAWWSAIDARWPEMAKATDMAGSYTDGKEWGKSYDQRAKDILAMVTKVASAAHAYAIVLNNCGYQRALDEHGATIDAGPAPVKPPTPMYPVLNCRVPLPSAGGPGSGLLDEGLGLVEKIGLTVPDGNATTISNAALTWDAARNAEGAAGFPAILEAAAVAFQDVAAPEVEFIDEDLRALKAAAEAALTAMGDLAQSCRDHRAALDELRDLLKQQLEMVRDALIQELAITAAISVASSFITFGAGAAIGVAGAAAICARYARPMRLIIEQWQTRRRIAAGVKFDQDLARHVRECERLEELGPAGKLKPKADPPPKPADVVLPKIEHPPGVPRTELSQADRDIIGRYTGSSGEINGALRSGEKLTPAQQAQVDELNRVLDELPKYDGPVTRRTDLSAEELAKYEKGSEVTEDAFTSSSATPAAAKDRPVEFRIWSTDGRYIGHHSTAPQELEVLFKSGTPFKVTDRFEQDGRLIIRMSEIPR from the coding sequence ATGACCGGCACGGTCCTCGACGTCGACACCGCCGTCTACTACGACGCCGCCACCAAGATCGCGGCCGGCGCCGCAGCCTGGTGGTCGGCGATCGATGCCCGCTGGCCGGAAATGGCCAAGGCCACCGACATGGCCGGCTCGTACACCGACGGCAAGGAGTGGGGCAAGAGCTACGACCAGCGGGCCAAGGACATCCTGGCCATGGTCACCAAGGTGGCTTCGGCGGCGCACGCCTATGCCATCGTGCTCAACAACTGCGGCTACCAGCGAGCGCTCGATGAGCACGGTGCCACGATCGACGCCGGGCCCGCACCGGTCAAACCGCCGACCCCGATGTACCCGGTCCTCAACTGCCGAGTCCCACTGCCGTCGGCGGGAGGACCAGGCAGCGGCCTGCTCGACGAAGGCCTCGGTCTGGTCGAGAAGATCGGGCTCACCGTGCCCGACGGCAACGCCACCACCATTTCCAACGCGGCATTGACCTGGGATGCGGCCCGCAATGCCGAAGGCGCGGCAGGGTTTCCGGCCATCCTCGAGGCCGCCGCGGTCGCGTTCCAGGACGTGGCCGCGCCGGAGGTCGAGTTCATCGACGAGGATCTCCGCGCCCTGAAAGCCGCCGCCGAGGCCGCGCTCACCGCCATGGGCGACCTGGCCCAATCGTGCCGCGACCACCGCGCCGCCCTCGACGAACTCCGCGACCTGCTCAAACAACAGCTCGAAATGGTGCGCGACGCCCTAATCCAAGAGCTGGCGATCACCGCCGCCATCTCCGTCGCCTCCTCCTTCATCACCTTCGGCGCAGGCGCCGCGATCGGCGTCGCCGGCGCCGCCGCCATCTGCGCCCGCTACGCCCGCCCCATGCGCCTCATCATCGAGCAGTGGCAGACCCGCCGCCGCATCGCCGCCGGCGTGAAATTCGACCAAGACCTGGCCCGCCACGTCCGCGAATGCGAACGGTTGGAGGAATTGGGCCCGGCGGGGAAGTTGAAGCCGAAGGCGGACCCGCCCCCGAAACCTGCCGATGTGGTCTTACCGAAGATCGAGCACCCACCAGGTGTTCCCCGCACAGAACTGTCACAAGCAGACCGGGACATCATCGGCCGGTACACCGGGTCAAGTGGCGAGATCAACGGAGCGTTGCGTAGTGGCGAAAAGCTGACCCCGGCTCAGCAAGCGCAGGTGGACGAGCTCAACCGCGTGCTCGACGAGTTGCCGAAGTATGACGGCCCGGTCACTCGACGTACGGACTTGTCCGCCGAGGAGCTGGCCAAATATGAAAAGGGGAGCGAGGTCACTGAGGATGCTTTCACCTCGTCCTCGGCGACTCCCGCCGCGGCGAAGGATCGTCCGGTCGAGTTCCGGATCTGGTCGACCGACGGCCGCTATATCGGTCACCATTCGACCGCACCGCAAGAACTGGAAGTGCTGTTCAAGAGCGGAACGCCGTTCAAGGTAACGGATCGCTTCGAGCAGGACGGTCGTCTCATCATTCGTATGTCAGAAATACCTCGATAA
- a CDS encoding Rieske 2Fe-2S domain-containing protein, giving the protein MAVTPQGGGAKVRELDVGTAPTRYARGWHCLGLAKTFRDGKPHAVNVFGTKLVIWADSFGELRVLDAYCRHMGGDLSMGEVKGDDIACPFHDWRWSGTNGKCTAIPYGRRVPPLARTRKWTTLERNGQLFVWQDFEGSQPPPEVTIPHIEGPYTDADGNPTEQLDSGWTDWTWNSMLIEGANCREIIDNVVDMAHFFYIHFAFPTYFKNVFEGHIATQFLETKGRPDIGMASKYGGDTLLKSEASYFGPSYMINPLINIYSGYEVKSVLINCHYPVTQDSFVLQWGITLEKPQGVEGEMADKLAAKMTEGISVGFLQDVEIWKHKSKVENPLLCEEDGPVYQLRRWYDQFYVDAADVTEKMTQRFEFEVDTTKANEAWEAEVAENLRRKREADEAEGKQAEAGV; this is encoded by the coding sequence ATGGCAGTTACCCCACAGGGGGGCGGTGCGAAGGTCCGGGAGCTAGATGTCGGCACCGCACCCACCCGTTATGCACGGGGATGGCATTGCCTCGGCCTGGCCAAGACGTTCCGCGACGGGAAACCGCACGCGGTCAACGTTTTCGGCACAAAGCTCGTGATCTGGGCCGACAGCTTCGGTGAACTGCGCGTGCTCGACGCCTACTGCAGGCACATGGGTGGCGACTTGAGCATGGGCGAGGTCAAGGGTGACGACATCGCCTGCCCGTTCCACGACTGGCGCTGGTCCGGCACGAACGGCAAATGCACCGCGATCCCGTACGGCCGGCGGGTGCCCCCGCTCGCACGTACCCGGAAGTGGACCACGCTGGAACGCAACGGACAGCTGTTCGTCTGGCAGGACTTCGAGGGCAGCCAGCCGCCGCCGGAGGTGACGATCCCGCACATCGAGGGCCCGTACACCGACGCGGACGGCAACCCGACCGAGCAGCTCGACAGCGGCTGGACCGACTGGACCTGGAACTCGATGCTGATCGAGGGCGCCAACTGCCGCGAGATCATCGACAACGTGGTCGACATGGCGCACTTCTTCTACATCCACTTCGCCTTCCCGACCTACTTCAAGAACGTCTTCGAGGGGCATATCGCCACCCAGTTCCTGGAGACCAAGGGCAGGCCGGACATCGGGATGGCGTCCAAGTACGGCGGCGACACCCTGCTCAAGTCGGAAGCGTCCTATTTCGGGCCGTCCTACATGATCAATCCGCTGATCAACATCTACAGCGGCTACGAGGTCAAGAGCGTCCTGATCAACTGCCACTACCCGGTCACCCAGGACTCCTTCGTCCTGCAGTGGGGCATCACGCTGGAGAAGCCGCAGGGCGTCGAGGGCGAGATGGCCGACAAGCTGGCCGCGAAGATGACCGAGGGCATCAGCGTCGGCTTCTTGCAGGACGTGGAGATCTGGAAGCACAAGTCCAAGGTCGAGAACCCGCTGCTGTGCGAGGAAGACGGCCCGGTGTACCAGCTGCGCCGCTGGTACGACCAGTTCTACGTGGACGCGGCCGACGTCACCGAGAAGATGACGCAGCGCTTCGAGTTCGAGGTGGACACCACCAAGGCGAACGAGGCGTGGGAGGCCGAGGTCGCGGAGAACCTGCGACGCAAGCGCGAAGCCGACGAGGCCGAGGGCAAGCAGGCGGAGGCCGGGGTCTGA
- a CDS encoding acyl-CoA dehydrogenase family protein yields the protein MTNTEHQEFTASVRALLTKHAGSAAVRKAMDTELGYDPALWRLLCEQIGVAALAVPEEYGGIGASLVESLLVVGELGRTLAGVPMLGSAVLGAQAVLLSGDAEACARLLPDVAEGTRTLAVCWAGENGWDEAGVREADGKLTGTAHYVLDGVAADTLLVVTASGLFEVPADAAGVTRRTVPTMDPTRKLSSITFTEVQARRLGTGDPVAVRTRLREIAWAAIAAEQVGAAERCLELTVDYTKSRVQFGRAIGSFQALKHRMADMYVLLESAKSAAQAATLAVTDQSPSAAEDVWVARLHCSDALTTIVAETVQLHGGIAITWEHDAHLFFKRAHGDAHLFGTPPRPIPPLSA from the coding sequence ATGACGAATACCGAACACCAGGAGTTCACCGCCTCGGTGCGCGCACTGCTCACCAAGCACGCCGGATCCGCGGCGGTGCGCAAGGCGATGGACACCGAACTCGGCTACGACCCCGCGCTGTGGCGGCTGCTGTGCGAGCAGATCGGCGTCGCGGCGCTGGCCGTGCCCGAGGAGTACGGCGGGATCGGGGCGAGTTTGGTCGAATCCCTGCTGGTGGTAGGCGAACTCGGGCGCACCCTGGCCGGGGTGCCGATGCTCGGGTCCGCCGTGCTCGGCGCACAGGCCGTGTTGCTTTCCGGCGACGCCGAGGCGTGCGCGCGGCTCCTCCCCGACGTCGCGGAGGGCACCCGGACGTTGGCGGTCTGCTGGGCGGGCGAAAACGGCTGGGACGAAGCCGGAGTCCGCGAGGCGGACGGAAAGCTCACCGGTACCGCGCATTACGTGCTCGACGGCGTGGCTGCCGACACCCTCCTCGTCGTCACCGCGAGCGGCCTCTTCGAGGTTCCGGCGGACGCGGCGGGCGTAACGCGGCGGACGGTGCCCACCATGGATCCGACCCGAAAACTGAGCAGCATCACCTTCACCGAGGTGCAAGCGCGCCGCCTCGGCACCGGCGACCCGGTCGCCGTCCGCACGCGACTGCGGGAAATCGCTTGGGCCGCAATCGCCGCCGAGCAGGTGGGGGCCGCCGAACGCTGCCTCGAGCTGACCGTCGACTACACCAAATCCCGCGTCCAATTCGGCCGCGCCATCGGCAGCTTCCAAGCACTCAAGCACCGCATGGCCGACATGTACGTGCTGCTGGAATCCGCCAAATCCGCCGCTCAGGCCGCCACCCTCGCGGTCACCGACCAGTCCCCCAGCGCCGCCGAAGACGTCTGGGTCGCCCGCCTGCACTGCTCCGACGCCCTCACCACCATCGTCGCCGAAACCGTCCAACTACACGGCGGCATCGCCATCACCTGGGAACACGACGCCCACCTCTTCTTCAAACGCGCCCACGGAGACGCCCACCTCTTCGGCACCCCACCCCGACCCATCCCCCCGCTTTCGGCGTGA
- a CDS encoding NAD(P)H-dependent flavin oxidoreductase, giving the protein MSDDVRFAELTARLTVPLIAAPMFRVSGPELVIAACRAGVIGSFPTVNARTPEQLSQWLAEIDAALTAGGARPAPVAANLIVHPGNARLQPDLRALCEQPREIVITSVGTPRDVVRPLHEVGSLVLADVASVHHAVRALECGADGLILLTAGAGGQTGWANPFAFVRAVREFFDGPVVLAGGVADGVALRAAITLGADLAYMGTKFLATAESMADPAHKELVAASGLDDVVLTSAFTGLPTNMLAGSMRALGIDVAALRAGTFDLAAHFAGADAPKNWTDVWSAGHSASGVGEILGVAALVERTRREFVGD; this is encoded by the coding sequence ATGTCCGATGACGTGAGGTTCGCCGAACTCACCGCACGGCTGACGGTCCCGTTGATCGCCGCGCCGATGTTCCGGGTCTCCGGGCCGGAGCTGGTGATCGCGGCCTGCCGGGCGGGCGTGATCGGCTCGTTCCCGACGGTGAATGCCCGTACGCCGGAACAACTGTCACAGTGGCTGGCCGAGATCGATGCCGCGCTGACCGCCGGCGGAGCGCGCCCGGCTCCCGTCGCGGCGAACCTGATCGTGCATCCGGGGAACGCCCGATTGCAGCCGGACCTGCGGGCGCTGTGCGAGCAGCCGAGGGAGATCGTGATCACCTCGGTCGGTACCCCGCGCGACGTGGTGCGGCCGCTACACGAGGTCGGCTCGCTGGTGCTCGCGGACGTCGCGTCGGTGCACCACGCGGTGCGCGCGCTCGAATGCGGCGCCGACGGGCTGATCCTGCTCACCGCCGGCGCGGGCGGGCAGACCGGCTGGGCCAATCCGTTCGCTTTCGTCCGCGCGGTGCGCGAATTCTTCGACGGACCGGTGGTTTTGGCGGGCGGGGTCGCCGACGGCGTCGCGTTGCGCGCCGCGATTACACTGGGTGCGGACCTGGCCTACATGGGCACCAAGTTCCTCGCGACGGCCGAGAGCATGGCCGACCCCGCGCACAAGGAGCTGGTGGCCGCCTCCGGCCTCGACGACGTGGTGCTCACCTCCGCCTTCACCGGCCTGCCGACCAACATGCTGGCGGGCTCGATGCGGGCGCTCGGCATCGACGTCGCCGCGCTACGCGCCGGCACCTTCGACCTCGCGGCCCACTTCGCCGGCGCCGACGCGCCGAAGAACTGGACCGACGTCTGGAGTGCGGGGCATTCCGCCTCCGGGGTCGGTGAGATCCTCGGCGTCGCGGCGCTGGTCGAGCGGACCCGTCGCGAGTTCGTCGGCGACTGA
- a CDS encoding WXG100 family type VII secretion target produces MTDPAVTFALVPDEVTDAGRYVQQAAANLVAGLRSGSAEVDGLMTTWHGTAATAYAAAWDETHRAALSVFEALADMAELLGVVVDRSQVTDTGTATAVSSLDLP; encoded by the coding sequence GTGACCGACCCCGCCGTTACCTTCGCCCTGGTGCCCGACGAAGTGACCGATGCCGGGCGTTACGTCCAGCAGGCCGCCGCCAACCTGGTCGCAGGTCTGCGATCCGGCTCGGCCGAGGTCGACGGGCTGATGACGACCTGGCACGGCACCGCCGCCACCGCCTACGCCGCCGCCTGGGACGAAACCCATCGCGCCGCCCTGTCGGTGTTCGAGGCCCTCGCCGACATGGCCGAACTGCTCGGGGTGGTGGTCGACCGCAGCCAAGTCACCGACACTGGGACTGCCACGGCGGTGAGCTCGCTGGATCTGCCCTGA
- a CDS encoding AraC family transcriptional regulator → MDVLSETIAAIRTGSPTSGMFVRHAPWGRRYPVVPGAGFHVVLQGSCWLVPPAGGEPMALGAGDVVFMPRGADHVLIDRLDSAVTETARPGEPREIQGPGVRTALLCGAYELGRQRSHPLLDELPEFIHLPARPGRHPALRGAVDLLAAEIAEPRQGSDAAVPALLEMLLLFVLRAWFEEQAGARTSGWAGAFADPAVAAALRAVHEEPARPWTVPDLSEVAGVSRATLARRFSATVGEPPLAYVTRWRMLTAARLLRETNGSLGAIARKVGYTSEFAFAKAFKREYGLAPGRYRTAADKPPLVAV, encoded by the coding sequence GTGGACGTGCTCAGTGAAACCATCGCCGCGATCCGGACCGGTAGCCCGACCTCCGGCATGTTTGTCCGGCATGCGCCGTGGGGACGTCGCTATCCGGTTGTCCCGGGTGCGGGTTTCCATGTGGTGCTGCAGGGTTCGTGCTGGCTGGTGCCGCCCGCCGGGGGCGAACCGATGGCGCTCGGGGCCGGGGACGTGGTTTTCATGCCGCGGGGCGCCGATCACGTCCTGATCGACCGGCTGGACAGCGCCGTCACCGAAACCGCGCGCCCCGGCGAACCGCGAGAAATCCAGGGCCCCGGCGTGCGGACCGCATTGCTTTGTGGCGCCTACGAACTCGGCAGGCAGCGTAGTCATCCGCTGCTCGACGAGCTGCCCGAGTTCATCCATCTCCCAGCGCGTCCCGGCCGGCATCCGGCCTTGCGTGGTGCGGTCGACCTGCTCGCCGCGGAGATCGCCGAACCGCGCCAGGGGAGCGACGCCGCGGTCCCCGCACTACTCGAAATGCTGCTCCTGTTCGTCCTGCGCGCCTGGTTCGAAGAGCAGGCCGGTGCCCGAACCTCCGGCTGGGCAGGCGCTTTCGCGGACCCGGCGGTCGCCGCAGCGCTCCGGGCGGTCCACGAAGAACCGGCCCGCCCGTGGACCGTCCCCGACCTGAGCGAGGTCGCCGGCGTCTCCCGCGCCACCCTCGCCCGCCGTTTCTCCGCCACAGTGGGCGAACCACCACTCGCCTACGTCACCAGATGGCGCATGCTCACCGCGGCCCGCCTCCTGCGCGAAACCAACGGTTCGCTCGGCGCCATCGCCCGCAAAGTCGGCTACACCTCAGAATTCGCCTTCGCCAAAGCATTCAAGCGTGAATACGGCCTCGCCCCCGGCCGATACCGCACCGCCGCCGACAAACCACCCCTGGTCGCAGTCTGA
- a CDS encoding MFS transporter codes for MSSTLAPDRAVGADPTEPTRQPKAVWAVAFASVIAFMGIGLVDPILKPIGEQLHASPSQVSLLFTSYMLVTGVAMLITGVVSSRFGAKKTLLAGLAIIIVFAALAGMSSTVTQIVGFRAGWGLGNALFIATALATIVGAASGGVARAIILYEAALGIGIATGPLLGGVLGGISWRGPFFGVSVLMAVALISIVTLLPEGPKPTHHTSIAAPFLALRHRGLLTVSLTALLYNFGFFTLLAYTPFPLDMGTYAIGFIFCGWGVLLALASVFLAPRLQRRFGSLPMMGLSLGLFAADLAVMAAFAEHKPVLIAGTVLAGLFLGVNNTLITEAVMISAPVERSTASAAYSFVRFAGGAAAPYLAGKLGEHSIALPFWVGAACTAGAVLVLLAGRAALAHIDEHDPAPHSVDEAEAITVGD; via the coding sequence ATGAGTAGCACTTTGGCACCTGACCGCGCCGTGGGCGCGGACCCCACCGAACCCACCCGGCAGCCGAAAGCCGTTTGGGCCGTTGCCTTCGCGAGCGTCATCGCGTTCATGGGCATCGGACTGGTCGACCCCATCCTGAAACCGATCGGCGAGCAGTTACACGCCTCGCCCTCGCAGGTGTCGCTGTTGTTCACCAGCTACATGCTGGTGACGGGCGTGGCCATGCTGATCACCGGCGTGGTGTCGAGCCGGTTCGGCGCGAAGAAGACGTTGCTGGCCGGGCTGGCCATCATCATCGTGTTCGCGGCGCTGGCCGGAATGTCCAGCACTGTCACCCAGATCGTCGGTTTCCGCGCGGGCTGGGGTCTGGGCAACGCCCTGTTCATCGCGACGGCGCTGGCCACCATCGTCGGCGCGGCCAGCGGCGGCGTCGCCCGCGCGATCATCCTCTACGAGGCGGCGCTCGGCATCGGCATCGCCACCGGCCCGTTGCTCGGCGGCGTGCTCGGCGGAATCAGCTGGCGTGGACCGTTTTTCGGAGTGTCCGTGCTGATGGCCGTAGCGCTGATCAGCATCGTGACGCTGCTGCCCGAGGGACCGAAGCCGACCCACCACACCTCGATCGCCGCGCCGTTCCTGGCGCTTCGGCACCGCGGACTGCTGACCGTCAGCCTCACCGCGCTGCTCTACAACTTCGGTTTCTTCACCCTGCTCGCCTACACCCCGTTCCCACTGGACATGGGCACCTACGCGATCGGTTTCATCTTCTGCGGCTGGGGCGTGCTACTCGCACTCGCCTCGGTCTTCCTGGCGCCGCGCCTGCAGCGGCGGTTCGGATCGCTGCCGATGATGGGCCTGTCGCTGGGGCTGTTCGCCGCCGATCTCGCGGTAATGGCGGCGTTCGCCGAGCACAAGCCGGTGCTGATCGCCGGGACCGTGCTCGCCGGACTGTTCCTCGGCGTGAACAACACCCTGATCACCGAGGCCGTGATGATCTCCGCGCCGGTCGAGCGGTCGACCGCGTCGGCGGCCTACAGCTTCGTGCGCTTCGCCGGTGGCGCGGCCGCGCCCTACCTGGCGGGCAAGCTCGGTGAGCACAGCATCGCGCTGCCGTTCTGGGTCGGCGCCGCCTGTACCGCAGGCGCGGTGCTCGTCCTGCTCGCCGGTCGCGCGGCGCTCGCGCACATCGACGAGCACGATCCCGCGCCGCACAGCGTCGACGAGGCCGAGGCGATCACCGTCGGCGACTGA
- a CDS encoding DUF427 domain-containing protein codes for MGDTQRGRVKIETSQKRVRVFLGGRVVADTAHPVLVWESPHYPTYYLPVADLHAKLEPTGSTRHSPSRGDAAEYDVVVDGTTAPAAALRYHDSPLPELNELVRLEWNKMDEWFEEDEPVYVHPRDPYTRVDVLGSSRHVRVEIDGVTVADSHSPRILFETGLPARYYLPMTDVRMDLLHPSDTHTSCPYKGTADYWTVRVGEQDYQDYVWGYRTPLPESQKVAGLVCFYNEKVDIYLDGELQERPRSPFS; via the coding sequence ATGGGCGATACGCAGCGCGGCCGGGTGAAGATCGAGACGAGCCAGAAGCGGGTGCGGGTGTTCCTCGGCGGCCGCGTTGTCGCCGATACCGCGCATCCGGTGCTGGTCTGGGAGAGCCCGCACTATCCGACGTACTACCTGCCGGTCGCCGACCTGCACGCGAAACTCGAGCCGACCGGCAGCACCCGCCACTCCCCCAGCCGCGGCGACGCGGCGGAATACGACGTGGTCGTGGACGGCACCACCGCACCGGCGGCCGCGCTGCGCTACCACGACTCCCCGCTGCCCGAGCTGAACGAGCTGGTCCGGCTGGAGTGGAACAAGATGGACGAATGGTTCGAGGAGGACGAGCCGGTCTACGTCCATCCGCGCGACCCCTACACCCGGGTCGATGTCCTCGGCAGTTCCCGGCACGTGCGCGTGGAAATCGACGGCGTCACCGTCGCCGATTCGCATTCGCCCCGCATCCTCTTCGAAACCGGCCTTCCCGCAAGGTATTACCTGCCGATGACCGACGTCCGGATGGATCTGCTGCACCCCTCGGACACGCACACCAGCTGCCCGTACAAGGGCACCGCGGACTACTGGACCGTCCGTGTCGGCGAGCAGGACTACCAGGACTACGTCTGGGGCTATCGCACGCCACTACCCGAGAGCCAGAAGGTCGCCGGCCTGGTCTGCTTCTACAACGAGAAGGTCGACATCTATCTCGACGGCGAACTCCAGGAACGCCCGCGCAGCCCGTTCAGCTGA
- a CDS encoding MarR family winged helix-turn-helix transcriptional regulator, whose product MQRAQETTADDIVVDLLVTAGRLTRLAGVISRDDLPRAVLRALAVLDEHGAVRVSEFARIDRCSQPAATTLIGRLVADGFATRRRDPDDSRAVVVELTPAGRTRLTQARQAFATALTTRLEGFDTARLAQLDTDLNELLEALKTATRQQHPISREHR is encoded by the coding sequence GTGCAGCGTGCTCAGGAAACCACAGCGGATGACATCGTCGTCGATCTACTCGTGACCGCGGGCAGGCTCACTCGGCTGGCCGGGGTGATCAGCCGCGACGACCTGCCGCGAGCCGTATTGCGCGCGCTCGCCGTGCTCGACGAGCACGGCGCGGTGCGGGTGAGCGAGTTCGCCAGGATCGATCGGTGTTCGCAACCGGCGGCAACGACGCTGATCGGGCGACTGGTCGCGGACGGATTCGCGACCCGGCGCAGAGACCCGGACGATTCCAGGGCGGTCGTCGTCGAACTCACCCCGGCCGGGCGCACTCGGCTCACCCAGGCGCGTCAAGCCTTCGCGACCGCGCTCACCACCCGGCTCGAAGGCTTCGACACCGCGCGGCTCGCGCAACTGGACACCGATCTCAACGAACTGCTGGAGGCCCTGAAAACGGCTACGCGACAGCAACATCCGATATCGAGGGAACATCGATGA
- a CDS encoding cupin domain-containing protein, which translates to MTDTRPELAATLDLAPHPEGGWFRETWRSAVEFTPEGYAGSRASATAIHFLLFPGEQSAPHTVRSDELWLWHRGGPLVLNIGGEEVILGPEVERGQVLQAVVPGGVVQAARPASDEYVLVSCIVSPGFDFADFHMD; encoded by the coding sequence GTGACAGACACCCGACCCGAACTCGCCGCCACGTTGGACCTCGCCCCGCACCCGGAGGGCGGCTGGTTTCGCGAAACATGGCGCAGCGCTGTGGAATTCACCCCCGAAGGCTATGCGGGCAGCCGCGCCAGTGCGACCGCGATCCACTTCCTGCTGTTCCCCGGCGAACAGTCCGCCCCGCATACCGTGCGCTCCGACGAGCTGTGGCTGTGGCATCGCGGCGGGCCGCTGGTGCTGAACATCGGCGGCGAGGAGGTCATCCTCGGCCCCGAAGTGGAGCGCGGACAGGTGTTGCAGGCTGTCGTGCCCGGCGGGGTCGTCCAGGCCGCGCGCCCCGCGAGCGACGAATACGTCCTGGTCAGCTGCATCGTCTCGCCCGGCTTCGATTTCGCCGACTTCCACATGGATTGA
- a CDS encoding phosphotransferase family protein: MDAVIEEHRELLEGVLPGARVSELTVREGQFHYLVIGADRVVCLARTAAAAARLPLRAAALRAVAGLELVAAQEFRGHRPSAPSTGVSCGESLCELQTTSVNRPRIAVPRLVDVSDDPPYLVMTRVSGEPLAATVLRDVRAAESVARQCHALLSALSAAGADQHSALPTTPADRWTRFADDVRAELYPLMKAAGRARADRELAALGALPHRTEAVVHGDLGGENLLWDNETHDPILCGVVDWDGVCLGDPAEDFAAIAASYGERVLDTILRMTAPADDLAVRIATIRGTFALQQALDAHRDGDADELADGLTGYR, encoded by the coding sequence GTGGACGCTGTGATCGAGGAACATCGGGAGTTACTGGAGGGTGTGCTGCCAGGTGCACGAGTGTCCGAGCTGACGGTGCGCGAAGGGCAGTTCCACTACCTGGTGATCGGTGCCGACCGGGTGGTCTGTCTGGCCCGCACGGCGGCCGCCGCGGCGCGGCTCCCGCTGCGTGCGGCCGCGTTGCGGGCCGTCGCGGGGCTGGAGTTGGTTGCGGCGCAGGAATTTCGGGGTCACAGACCTTCTGCACCGAGCACCGGTGTGTCGTGCGGTGAGTCCCTCTGTGAACTGCAGACAACCTCTGTGAACAGGCCCCGGATAGCGGTGCCGCGGCTGGTGGACGTGTCCGACGACCCGCCGTACCTGGTCATGACGCGGGTCAGCGGCGAACCGTTGGCGGCGACGGTGCTGCGCGATGTGCGTGCCGCGGAATCGGTTGCGCGGCAATGCCATGCCCTCCTATCTGCGTTGTCCGCAGCCGGAGCCGACCAACACTCGGCATTGCCGACGACACCCGCCGACCGCTGGACACGGTTCGCCGACGACGTCCGTGCCGAACTGTATCCGCTGATGAAAGCCGCCGGACGCGCCCGCGCGGATCGCGAACTCGCCGCGCTCGGTGCCTTGCCGCACCGCACCGAGGCCGTCGTGCATGGCGACCTGGGCGGTGAAAACCTGCTGTGGGACAACGAAACTCATGACCCGATACTCTGCGGCGTCGTCGATTGGGACGGCGTGTGCCTCGGTGACCCCGCCGAGGACTTCGCCGCCATCGCCGCGAGCTACGGCGAGAGGGTCCTCGACACGATCCTGCGGATGACCGCGCCCGCCGACGACCTCGCCGTCCGAATAGCCACCATCCGAGGGACTTTCGCCCTCCAACAAGCTCTCGACGCCCACCGCGACGGTGACGCGGACGAACTCGCCGACGGCCTCACCGGCTACCGCTGA
- a CDS encoding WXG100 family type VII secretion target, with amino-acid sequence MAEQYRADLAHIEAVTAKLGGLDEFVTETLREVEERIAAVQRNWSGKSADAHATAHAEWTTAAGEIAAGLAKMHQAAAAARTSYADGTVTILSALGRGGPAQ; translated from the coding sequence ATGGCCGAACAGTATCGGGCCGACCTGGCTCATATCGAAGCGGTGACGGCGAAATTGGGCGGTCTGGACGAGTTCGTCACCGAGACGCTGCGCGAGGTCGAAGAGCGTATCGCCGCCGTTCAGCGCAATTGGTCCGGCAAATCGGCCGACGCGCACGCCACCGCGCACGCCGAATGGACCACCGCGGCCGGCGAGATCGCCGCGGGCCTGGCGAAGATGCATCAAGCCGCCGCCGCGGCCCGGACCTCCTACGCGGACGGCACCGTGACCATCCTCTCCGCCCTGGGACGCGGCGGGCCCGCGCAATGA